Proteins co-encoded in one Flavobacterium fluviale genomic window:
- a CDS encoding OmpA family protein, producing MKVKKLLLIFLLSGFFSNMNAQNPFTNMNLKYADKKYDEYAYADAIKVYENLVNAETNNEKIIQRLANSYYFNADLANALKWYEKLFTINPDQESEYLYRYAQSLKSVGNYRKSDEVLQKFNEKAVLEKRADLIRNDKNYLEQIKENSGRFQIADAGVNSSYSDYGSTVYNNKIVFTSARDTGGVVKANFQWTNKSFSRLYTASLLPDGSVGKPELLVKRKKDKFNESSPIFTKDGRTMYFTRNNFTDGKRRSNDKNVTLLKLYKAELINDEWKNIQELPFNSDQYSTAHPALSVDEKTLYFASDMPGTLGQSDLFKAAIKEDGSFGTPENLGPSINTEGRETFPFISGDNELYFATDGRPGLGGLDIFAVRIKANGTFDEVLNVGEPVNSKQDDFTFSIDSKNRNGFFSSNRDSGQGLDDIYRFTETRRLICEQNLRGTVTDAESNEMLANTSLTLFNDKFDPVGTIVTDERGNYIFPAVKCGRKYTIRTSKADYNAKEASVNIQKDTETTLMIALNKVFVPLAAKKIEIKKVAISPVKLGSIKVGVDLAKLLNLPKNFFDLGKATIKKTSEPQLMKVVNLLNEYPNMKLDIRSHTDSRSSSESNQILSEKRAQSTKNWFVQKGIGEERLFAKGYGETQLVNKCADGVKCTEKQHMQNRRSEFIITAM from the coding sequence ATGAAAGTTAAAAAATTACTTTTGATCTTTTTACTGTCTGGCTTTTTTTCAAATATGAATGCGCAAAATCCATTCACTAATATGAATTTGAAATATGCAGATAAAAAGTACGATGAATACGCTTACGCAGATGCTATAAAAGTGTATGAAAATTTAGTAAATGCCGAAACGAATAATGAGAAAATAATACAGCGTCTTGCAAATTCATATTATTTTAATGCAGATCTGGCGAATGCTTTAAAATGGTATGAAAAATTATTTACAATAAATCCAGATCAGGAATCGGAATATTTGTACCGATATGCTCAATCTTTAAAATCTGTTGGAAATTATCGTAAATCTGATGAAGTTTTGCAAAAATTCAATGAAAAAGCAGTATTAGAAAAAAGAGCCGATTTAATTCGAAATGATAAAAATTATTTAGAGCAAATAAAAGAAAATTCAGGTCGATTCCAAATTGCAGATGCCGGAGTTAATTCTAGTTATTCAGATTACGGAAGCACAGTTTATAACAATAAAATAGTTTTTACTTCTGCGCGCGATACAGGCGGCGTGGTTAAAGCTAATTTTCAGTGGACAAACAAATCTTTTTCAAGATTATATACTGCATCTTTATTGCCGGACGGAAGTGTTGGAAAACCTGAACTTTTAGTAAAAAGAAAGAAAGACAAATTCAATGAATCAAGTCCGATTTTTACGAAAGACGGCAGAACAATGTATTTCACCCGCAATAATTTTACCGATGGTAAAAGAAGAAGCAATGATAAAAATGTTACCCTTTTAAAATTATATAAAGCAGAGTTAATTAATGACGAATGGAAAAATATTCAAGAACTTCCATTCAACAGCGATCAATACAGTACAGCGCATCCAGCTTTAAGTGTAGACGAAAAAACATTATATTTTGCTTCTGATATGCCCGGAACGTTGGGGCAGTCAGATCTTTTTAAAGCTGCAATTAAGGAAGATGGCTCTTTTGGGACACCAGAAAATTTAGGTCCTTCAATTAATACCGAAGGAAGAGAAACTTTTCCTTTTATTTCAGGAGATAACGAATTGTATTTTGCAACAGACGGGCGTCCAGGTTTGGGCGGACTTGATATTTTTGCTGTAAGAATAAAAGCAAACGGAACTTTTGATGAAGTTCTAAATGTAGGAGAGCCTGTAAATAGTAAACAAGACGATTTTACTTTCAGTATTGATAGTAAAAACCGTAATGGTTTTTTCTCTTCAAATAGAGACAGCGGTCAAGGATTGGATGATATTTACCGATTTACAGAAACCAGAAGATTAATCTGTGAGCAAAACTTAAGAGGAACAGTTACAGATGCTGAGTCTAATGAAATGCTGGCAAATACTTCTCTTACTTTGTTTAACGACAAGTTTGATCCAGTCGGAACAATTGTTACAGATGAAAGAGGAAATTACATTTTTCCTGCTGTAAAATGTGGCAGAAAGTATACTATTAGAACGTCCAAAGCAGATTATAACGCAAAAGAAGCATCAGTAAATATTCAAAAAGATACAGAAACAACTTTAATGATTGCATTAAATAAAGTGTTTGTACCTCTTGCAGCAAAAAAAATAGAAATCAAAAAAGTTGCAATCAGTCCAGTAAAATTAGGATCCATAAAAGTGGGAGTAGATTTAGCGAAACTATTAAACCTGCCAAAGAACTTTTTTGATTTGGGCAAAGCAACAATCAAAAAGACATCAGAACCGCAGTTAATGAAAGTGGTGAATCTTTTAAATGAATATCCAAATATGAAACTAGATATTCGCTCACACACAGACAGCCGTTCATCTTCAGAAAGCAATCAGATTCTTTCTGAAAAAAGAGCACAATCGACAAAAAACTGGTTTGTGCAAAAAGGAATAGGCGAAGAACGTTTGTTTGCCAAAGGTTATGGAGAAACCCAATTAGTAAACAAATGTGCAGACGGAGTTAAGTGCACCGAAAAACAACATATGCAAAATAGAAGAAGTGAATTTATCATTACAGCAATGTAA
- a CDS encoding CBS domain-containing protein codes for MTVDQILKAKGRNVYSVISNLTVYEALQVMGEKNIGAILIIDDNNLKGILSERDYARKIVLKDKSSKETFVHEIMESNVFTVKLSDNLEDCMELMSEKRIRHLPVLEDGVVVGIISISDVVKAIIEIQKDTINHLNSYISQ; via the coding sequence ATGACTGTAGATCAAATACTTAAAGCAAAAGGAAGAAATGTCTATTCCGTTATTTCAAATTTAACGGTTTATGAAGCATTACAAGTAATGGGAGAAAAAAACATCGGAGCAATTTTAATTATTGACGACAATAATTTAAAAGGAATCTTATCTGAAAGAGATTATGCCCGTAAAATTGTTCTAAAGGATAAATCTTCTAAAGAAACTTTTGTTCATGAGATTATGGAAAGTAATGTTTTTACAGTAAAACTTTCAGATAATCTTGAAGATTGTATGGAACTTATGAGCGAAAAAAGAATACGTCACCTGCCTGTTTTAGAAGATGGAGTAGTGGTTGGAATAATCTCAATAAGCGATGTTGTTAAGGCAATTATCGAAATTCAAAAAGACACAATTAACCATTTGAATTCTTATATTTCTCAATAA
- a CDS encoding NADP-dependent malic enzyme, translated as MNKESKKREALLYHSEPTPGKIQVVPTKKYATQRDLSLAYSPGVAEPCLAIAENIDDVYKYTAKGNLVAVISNGTAVLGLGNIGPEAGKPVMEGKGLLFKIFSDIDVFDIEIGTENVEEFIQTVKNIAPTFGGINLEDIKAPESFEIERRLVEELNIPVMHDDQHGTAIISSAALINALELAGKKAEDVKVVVSGAGSAAIACTDLYVLLGVKVENVLMFNSKGLLTKDNPALSDLQLKYAVEGPKISLADAVKDADVFIGLSSGDILSPEMLLTMAKSPIVFAMANPNPEIDYNLAVETRKDVIMATGRSDFPNQVNNVLGFPYIFRGALDVRATKINEEMKMAAVKALAILAKEPVPEQVNVAYGATKLGFGQEYIIPKPFDPRLITVVAPAVAKAAMESGVAKNPITDWAAYEDNLRERMGNDNKMVRLITNRAKLDPKRIVFAEADHLNVLKAAQIVYEDGIGFPILLGNKEVILELKAELGFDADLEIIDPKTDEEEARRNRFANSFWETRGRRGVSKLDAEKFMRERNYFAAMMVNEGEADAVVTGHSRSYPSVVKPMMQLIPKAQNASLIATANMMLTSRGPMFLSDTAININPTAQDLVNIAIMTSKTAKMFGIEPVIAMISFSNFGSSTSESASKVREAVAYLHKNHPEMIVDGEIQADFALNPEMLQEKFPFSKLAGKKVNTLIFPNLESANITYKLLKELYKVNSIGPIMMGMGKPVHIFQLGASVEEMVNMAAIAVIDAQEKENKKNKIAQ; from the coding sequence ATGAACAAAGAGAGTAAAAAGAGAGAAGCGTTACTGTACCATTCAGAACCTACTCCAGGAAAAATTCAGGTAGTTCCAACAAAAAAATATGCAACCCAAAGAGACTTATCATTGGCTTATTCGCCGGGAGTTGCAGAACCATGTTTAGCAATTGCAGAAAACATTGATGACGTTTACAAATATACAGCAAAAGGAAATTTAGTAGCCGTAATTTCAAACGGTACAGCTGTTTTAGGTCTAGGAAATATAGGTCCTGAAGCAGGAAAACCTGTAATGGAAGGAAAAGGGTTATTGTTCAAAATATTCTCTGATATCGATGTTTTTGATATTGAAATCGGTACAGAAAATGTTGAAGAATTTATTCAAACAGTAAAAAATATTGCTCCAACTTTTGGAGGTATAAATCTTGAAGATATTAAAGCACCAGAATCTTTTGAAATCGAAAGAAGACTGGTAGAAGAATTAAATATTCCGGTAATGCACGATGATCAGCACGGAACAGCAATTATCTCTTCAGCAGCTTTAATCAATGCACTTGAACTAGCAGGAAAAAAAGCCGAAGATGTAAAAGTAGTAGTTTCTGGAGCAGGATCTGCAGCAATTGCTTGTACTGATTTATACGTTTTATTAGGCGTGAAAGTTGAGAATGTTTTAATGTTCAACAGTAAAGGACTTTTAACAAAAGACAATCCTGCACTTTCAGATTTACAATTAAAATATGCAGTTGAAGGTCCAAAAATTTCTTTGGCAGATGCTGTAAAAGACGCTGATGTTTTCATCGGATTATCTTCTGGAGATATTCTTTCGCCAGAAATGTTACTAACAATGGCAAAAAGTCCGATCGTTTTTGCAATGGCAAATCCGAATCCGGAAATCGATTATAATTTAGCTGTAGAAACCCGTAAAGACGTTATTATGGCGACAGGACGTTCAGATTTTCCTAATCAGGTAAATAATGTTTTAGGTTTCCCTTATATTTTTAGAGGAGCATTAGACGTAAGAGCGACAAAAATTAACGAAGAAATGAAAATGGCTGCCGTAAAAGCGTTGGCTATTTTGGCAAAAGAACCAGTTCCAGAACAGGTTAACGTAGCTTACGGTGCAACAAAATTAGGCTTTGGACAAGAATATATTATTCCAAAACCATTTGATCCTAGATTAATTACAGTTGTTGCTCCTGCAGTTGCAAAAGCAGCGATGGAATCTGGAGTAGCAAAAAATCCTATTACAGACTGGGCAGCTTATGAAGACAATCTTCGTGAGCGTATGGGTAATGATAACAAAATGGTGCGTTTGATTACAAATCGTGCAAAATTAGACCCTAAAAGAATTGTTTTTGCTGAAGCAGATCATTTAAATGTTTTAAAAGCGGCTCAAATTGTTTATGAAGATGGAATTGGATTCCCAATTTTATTAGGAAATAAAGAAGTGATTTTAGAATTGAAAGCAGAATTAGGTTTTGATGCTGATCTAGAAATCATTGATCCTAAAACAGATGAAGAAGAAGCAAGACGTAATAGATTTGCAAATTCATTCTGGGAAACTAGAGGACGCAGAGGCGTTTCAAAATTAGACGCTGAGAAATTCATGCGCGAAAGAAACTATTTTGCAGCTATGATGGTAAATGAAGGCGAAGCAGATGCAGTAGTAACTGGACATTCAAGAAGTTATCCATCGGTTGTAAAACCAATGATGCAGTTAATTCCTAAAGCTCAAAATGCATCTCTTATTGCAACGGCAAATATGATGCTTACATCACGTGGTCCAATGTTTTTATCAGATACAGCAATAAACATTAATCCTACTGCTCAAGATTTGGTTAATATTGCAATTATGACTTCTAAAACAGCAAAAATGTTTGGAATTGAGCCGGTTATTGCAATGATTTCATTCTCAAACTTTGGTTCTTCAACTAGCGAAAGTGCTTCAAAAGTTAGAGAGGCAGTTGCTTATTTGCATAAGAATCATCCTGAAATGATTGTTGATGGAGAAATTCAAGCAGATTTTGCTTTAAATCCAGAAATGCTGCAAGAGAAATTCCCATTCTCTAAATTAGCAGGAAAGAAAGTAAATACATTGATTTTCCCTAACTTAGAATCAGCAAATATCACTTATAAACTGTTGAAAGAATTGTATAAAGTGAATTCTATAGGGCCAATTATGATGGGGATGGGCAAACCAGTTCACATTTTCCAATTGGGTGCAAGTGTTGAAGAAATGGTAAATATGGCTGCTATTGCAGTTATTGATGCACAGGAAAAAGAGAACAAAAAAAATAAAATCGCACAATAA
- the ruvA gene encoding Holliday junction branch migration protein RuvA — protein sequence MIAHLQGRLVEKNPTEVVIDCGGVGYQVNISLHTFSLIPNSENIKLYTHLQIKEDAHTLYGFAEKSEREIFRMLLSVSGIGAGIARTMLSSIEPRQIINAIASGDVGVIQSIKGIGNKTAQRVILDLKEKVLKLYDLDEVSVVQNNTNRDEALSALEVLGFVRKASEKVVEKIVKEDPEATVETIIKKALKSL from the coding sequence ATGATAGCACATTTGCAGGGAAGATTAGTAGAAAAAAATCCTACAGAAGTTGTGATTGATTGTGGAGGTGTTGGTTATCAGGTAAATATATCTCTTCATACCTTCTCGTTAATCCCAAATTCTGAAAATATAAAATTGTATACGCATCTTCAAATTAAAGAAGATGCGCATACTTTATATGGATTTGCCGAAAAATCTGAGCGTGAAATTTTCAGAATGTTACTTTCGGTTTCAGGAATCGGAGCAGGGATAGCAAGAACGATGCTTTCTTCCATAGAGCCACGGCAAATTATAAACGCCATTGCATCAGGAGATGTTGGTGTAATACAGTCTATCAAAGGGATAGGAAATAAAACAGCACAAAGGGTTATACTTGATTTAAAAGAAAAAGTGTTAAAGTTGTACGATTTGGATGAAGTTTCGGTAGTTCAAAACAATACAAATAGAGATGAAGCGTTATCTGCTTTGGAAGTTTTAGGTTTTGTTAGAAAAGCTTCTGAAAAAGTAGTAGAAAAGATTGTCAAAGAAGACCCTGAAGCTACTGTAGAAACAATTATCAAAAAAGCTTTAAAAAGCTTATAA